A portion of the Candidatus Glassbacteria bacterium genome contains these proteins:
- a CDS encoding site-specific integrase, with amino-acid sequence MEQVNVFATELTDAGAVIRDVQALLDHSSVTMTERYAAPARGARVLKLQRRVG; translated from the coding sequence CTGGAGCAGGTCAATGTTTTCGCCACTGAACTTACGGACGCTGGAGCCGTTATCAGGGACGTTCAGGCTTTACTCGATCATAGCAGCGTCACGATGACAGAACGCTACGCAGCGCCCGCAAGAGGGGCCAGAGTACTTAAACTTCAACGCCGTGTAGGGTGA
- a CDS encoding superoxide dismutase, giving the protein MRFLSLIAVAAVLTVSGSSALMAHCEVPCGIYDDHMRVHMIEEHCTTLEKAMTEIKNNTATAKTQSEVSLAAQQAVRWVTNKEKHATEIQTICSRYFLTQRIKPDQADYHKKLELLHGIMVSAMKAKQTVDPAHVARIRSLLAEFEKLYFSN; this is encoded by the coding sequence ATGCGTTTCCTTTCGTTGATTGCGGTCGCGGCCGTTTTGACCGTATCGGGTTCCAGCGCCCTGATGGCCCATTGCGAGGTCCCCTGCGGCATCTATGACGACCACATGCGGGTCCATATGATCGAGGAGCACTGCACCACGCTCGAAAAGGCGATGACCGAGATCAAGAACAACACGGCCACCGCCAAGACCCAGAGCGAAGTCAGCCTGGCCGCCCAGCAGGCTGTCCGGTGGGTGACGAACAAGGAAAAACACGCCACCGAGATCCAGACTATCTGCTCCCGGTATTTCCTGACCCAGCGGATCAAGCCCGACCAGGCGGATTACCACAAGAAGCTCGAGCTGCTGCACGGGATCATGGTCTCGGCGATGAAAGCCAAGCAGACTGTCGATCCGGCCCACGTGGCCAGGATTCGCTCACTGCTGGCGGAGTTCGAGAAACTTTATTTCAGCAACTGA
- a CDS encoding DUF1080 domain-containing protein, protein MRNLKFTVLSSLAAALIFVCASQAGAEQSGEWISLFNGKDLCGWAQVNCAKETFTVRDGMIICTGIPTGVLRTDRMYENYVLELEWRHMKQGGNAGLFVHSDALPARGQPFTRSIEVQVMDGNAGDIFSIHGASMTPYKLHPRGPGNKRSLPAKDTMNPAGEWNHYKVISRNGTLTLYVNGEVVNWAYDCDPRKGYICLESEGSEIHFRNLKIMELPSSHPPMAEIATRAEGFKALYTGLDLRNWKQNPGHEGHWVADNWRIKYDGKSEAEPHEEKNLWSEKSYRNFELIVDWRQPGEAVVDTVPVILPDGSYIIDEQTGQPKKVPVMDAGDSGIYLRGSSKAQINIWNWPIGSGEFYGYRLDQSMAPAVRAGVTPILNADRPIGQWNRFHITMIDDRVTVALNGRTVIDDALLPGVPPTGPIALQHHGDLLEFANVFIKELP, encoded by the coding sequence ATGCGAAACCTGAAATTCACCGTCCTTTCTTCCCTTGCCGCCGCCCTGATTTTCGTCTGCGCTTCGCAGGCCGGAGCCGAGCAGTCCGGCGAATGGATCAGCCTGTTCAACGGTAAGGATCTTTGCGGCTGGGCGCAGGTGAACTGCGCCAAAGAAACGTTCACGGTCCGCGACGGGATGATAATCTGCACCGGTATCCCGACCGGGGTGCTGCGTACGGACAGGATGTACGAAAACTACGTTCTGGAACTGGAATGGCGCCACATGAAACAGGGCGGCAACGCCGGGCTGTTTGTCCACTCCGATGCCCTGCCCGCCCGCGGACAGCCGTTCACTCGCAGTATCGAGGTCCAGGTGATGGACGGCAATGCCGGGGACATCTTCTCGATCCACGGCGCCAGCATGACTCCCTACAAGCTCCACCCGCGCGGCCCCGGCAACAAGCGCTCCCTGCCGGCAAAAGACACGATGAACCCGGCCGGAGAGTGGAACCATTACAAGGTTATCAGCAGGAACGGTACGCTGACCCTGTATGTCAACGGTGAGGTTGTCAACTGGGCCTACGACTGCGATCCGCGCAAGGGTTATATCTGCCTGGAAAGCGAAGGCAGCGAGATCCATTTCCGCAACCTGAAGATCATGGAACTGCCCAGCTCTCATCCGCCGATGGCCGAGATAGCCACCAGGGCCGAGGGTTTCAAGGCCCTCTACACCGGCCTCGATTTGCGCAACTGGAAGCAGAACCCCGGCCACGAGGGCCATTGGGTCGCCGATAACTGGCGGATTAAATACGATGGCAAGAGTGAGGCGGAGCCGCACGAGGAAAAGAATCTCTGGAGCGAGAAAAGCTACCGTAATTTCGAGCTGATAGTCGACTGGCGGCAGCCCGGCGAGGCGGTAGTGGACACGGTGCCGGTGATTCTGCCCGACGGTTCCTACATTATCGATGAGCAGACGGGTCAGCCGAAAAAGGTGCCGGTGATGGACGCCGGTGACAGCGGCATCTACCTTCGCGGCAGCAGCAAGGCCCAGATCAATATCTGGAACTGGCCGATCGGCAGCGGCGAGTTCTACGGCTACCGTCTGGACCAGAGCATGGCTCCGGCGGTGCGCGCCGGGGTGACCCCGATTCTCAACGCCGACAGGCCGATCGGCCAGTGGAACCGCTTCCACATCACGATGATCGACGACCGGGTGACGGTGGCGCTCAACGGCCGGACCGTAATCGACGACGCCCTGCTGCCCGGCGTGCCGCCCACGGGCCCGATCGCCCTGCAGCATCACGGAGATCTACTGGAGTTCGCCAACGTTTTTATCAAGGAACTCCCTTAG
- a CDS encoding PilZ domain-containing protein — protein sequence MVRLKHKSSAKRLAKNNRVWFNLVTEPRPIKNQWLKHGDANVSENKSERRRRERKTKEVQAELYLESSVFKARTVDVSDEGVRLELNKPIRFHIRIRIGDKLVSRTAVMVWSDDAKAKAGLYYGFKYVK from the coding sequence ATGGTTCGTCTCAAGCACAAATCCAGCGCGAAAAGACTTGCAAAAAATAATCGTGTATGGTTTAATCTGGTAACGGAACCCCGCCCGATTAAAAATCAATGGCTGAAACATGGGGATGCAAACGTGTCTGAAAATAAATCGGAAAGAAGAAGGCGCGAGCGAAAGACCAAAGAGGTGCAGGCGGAACTGTACCTTGAATCAAGCGTTTTCAAGGCACGGACAGTGGATGTCTCCGACGAAGGCGTCCGGCTGGAGCTGAACAAACCGATCCGCTTTCACATCCGGATCAGGATCGGGGATAAGCTGGTCAGCCGAACAGCGGTAATGGTCTGGTCCGACGATGCAAAGGCGAAGGCCGGACTGTATTACGGGTTCAAGTACGTAAAGTAA
- a CDS encoding tetratricopeptide repeat protein, with product MNNSAKNESGGRGKPKAIPAVSQRQKALLFLIGLFCIVFVELTLRLIPAQSQKVQVQDPFVGFSAVNPLFTRYVADDGTARLKTSPDKLTLFNAQDFKLEKNPGTFRIFTLGGSTTYGRPYADRTSFGGWLRTLLNYDGGSGAAYEVINAGGISYASYRVCLILEELLRYSPDLFVVYTGHNEFLEARTYGNLQSQSSLVFKMRKLLSGLKIYGLLKKAVHSTGIVEVSLDPERSVLAPEVRTMLDSSAGLDLYERDSLFANGVFVHFRFNIRRIKTLCQQAGVPVVFLDPVDNIKDFSPFKSQGADDLAPDISAELSVLISESRSHLAAGQPADAVSKLTRAVGLDSLDADNWFLLGRACLAAGDTASAAGYLHLARELDVCPLRAQHPVHRILGEEMAGADDPPLLDLPDLFRRLSPGGLIGQELLIDHIHPRPETNLRIALFILEWMIDTGYAGGNSYPASAERVTEIIRAVYQDLPDDYEVLGIVKLARVLFWAKKFLEGLYVLDSHWESLYQTPEAQFLRGRILLALEQPDEALGHFREAYNLAPEEKVVLAELADLYGDLGEIDRATEVLREGIKQFPDDAFLLAEYGMLLARSGNPDHAMRMIQKAGRLEPDNLNIRLNIGNVYSMAGMYRQAEKAYLESIELDPENSDAWYSLANVQIKLNKLEEAEKDFQKAISLDRNNSHARLNLGNLYLITRRFKEAENAYRLALKSKKTLPGIYENLAKLYVITGDDSSAKKIAHEGLELFPRDSILNEIVSSNQP from the coding sequence ATGAACAACTCAGCTAAGAATGAATCCGGCGGGCGCGGGAAGCCAAAGGCAATCCCCGCAGTCTCCCAGAGGCAAAAGGCGCTGCTTTTTTTGATCGGCCTGTTTTGCATCGTGTTTGTCGAGTTGACGCTCAGGCTGATTCCCGCTCAATCGCAGAAGGTCCAGGTCCAGGACCCTTTCGTCGGCTTTTCCGCGGTTAACCCGCTGTTCACCCGTTATGTCGCCGATGACGGGACTGCCCGGCTTAAAACCTCGCCGGACAAGCTCACATTGTTCAACGCCCAGGATTTCAAACTCGAAAAAAACCCCGGCACGTTCCGCATCTTCACCCTCGGCGGCAGCACGACCTACGGCCGCCCATATGCCGACCGGACCTCGTTCGGCGGCTGGCTGAGGACGCTGCTCAATTATGACGGCGGCTCAGGAGCAGCTTACGAAGTAATCAACGCCGGTGGAATAAGTTACGCCAGTTACAGGGTCTGTTTAATCCTCGAGGAGCTGCTCCGCTATTCACCCGACCTGTTCGTGGTGTACACCGGGCACAACGAATTTCTGGAGGCGCGCACCTACGGAAACCTGCAGAGTCAGTCATCGCTGGTGTTCAAAATGCGCAAGCTCCTGTCAGGTTTAAAAATTTACGGTCTGCTGAAAAAAGCAGTCCATTCCACGGGGATCGTTGAAGTAAGCCTCGATCCGGAGCGGTCAGTCCTGGCTCCCGAGGTCAGGACCATGCTCGACAGCAGCGCGGGGCTTGACCTCTACGAACGCGACAGCCTGTTCGCAAACGGCGTATTCGTGCATTTTCGCTTCAATATCCGGCGGATCAAAACCCTGTGCCAACAGGCGGGCGTGCCGGTCGTATTCCTGGATCCGGTGGACAATATCAAGGATTTTTCACCGTTTAAAAGCCAGGGAGCGGACGACCTGGCTCCTGATATCTCCGCTGAACTGTCCGTTTTGATTTCGGAAAGCAGAAGCCATCTCGCCGCCGGTCAACCCGCTGACGCTGTCAGCAAGCTGACCAGAGCCGTCGGCCTGGATTCCCTGGACGCCGACAACTGGTTCCTGCTGGGCAGGGCCTGTCTCGCCGCGGGCGACACAGCCAGCGCCGCCGGGTATCTTCACCTGGCGCGTGAACTCGATGTCTGTCCCCTGCGCGCCCAGCACCCTGTCCACCGGATTCTCGGCGAGGAGATGGCCGGCGCCGACGACCCTCCCCTGCTCGACCTGCCTGATTTGTTTCGACGCCTTTCACCGGGCGGGCTGATCGGCCAGGAACTGCTGATCGATCATATCCATCCACGGCCGGAAACCAACCTGCGGATCGCCCTGTTTATCCTCGAGTGGATGATCGACACCGGCTATGCGGGCGGGAATTCCTATCCCGCATCCGCTGAACGGGTCACTGAAATTATCCGGGCGGTCTATCAGGACCTCCCGGATGACTACGAGGTGCTGGGGATTGTCAAGCTGGCCCGTGTGCTTTTCTGGGCGAAAAAATTCCTTGAGGGCCTCTACGTGCTCGACAGCCACTGGGAAAGTCTTTATCAGACGCCGGAAGCGCAATTTCTGCGCGGCCGGATATTGCTGGCGCTGGAGCAGCCGGATGAAGCCCTGGGCCATTTCCGCGAGGCCTACAACCTGGCTCCGGAAGAGAAAGTGGTGCTGGCTGAACTGGCCGATCTCTATGGAGACCTGGGAGAGATCGACAGGGCGACGGAAGTATTGCGCGAAGGGATAAAACAGTTCCCCGACGACGCTTTCCTGCTGGCGGAATACGGCATGCTGCTCGCCAGATCGGGCAATCCGGACCACGCCATGCGCATGATCCAGAAAGCCGGCAGACTTGAGCCGGACAACCTGAATATCCGACTCAATATCGGCAATGTTTATTCCATGGCCGGGATGTACCGCCAGGCTGAAAAAGCATATCTCGAATCCATCGAGCTGGACCCCGAAAACAGCGACGCCTGGTATAGTCTCGCCAACGTGCAAATTAAACTGAACAAGCTGGAAGAGGCGGAAAAAGATTTTCAGAAAGCGATCAGTCTGGACCGGAACAATAGCCATGCAAGACTCAACCTCGGGAATTTATATCTTATCACCCGGCGCTTCAAAGAAGCGGAAAACGCCTACCGCCTGGCCCTGAAATCCAAAAAGACACTTCCCGGAATTTACGAGAACCTGGCAAAGCTGTACGTCATTACCGGCGATGACTCCAGTGCGAAGAAAATCGCCCATGAAGGGCTGGAGCTGTTTCCGCGGGACTCTATCCTGAATGAAATCGTATCCTCTAATCAACCATGA